A stretch of Elusimicrobiota bacterium DNA encodes these proteins:
- a CDS encoding LysM peptidoglycan-binding domain-containing protein has protein sequence MKKVWGVLTVVTLLTITSCYADFENAYLGARSTGFGQAGVSLALDPETVLYNPAGLFNLRGYGVSMGTQRLLTGLTDGSELIQDVLIGYLSLGNGGTLAVALHNYKLGQFYAEDTQTVGYAYGFRPWFWRYPVMIGMNVKLLTKRYFTDQYIIYEPLFKTYGLTKQGMECDFGMVTNYGEHVAVGFAVQNFVRTSLNFTGESTTPLIFRIGTSYHGDIITAAVDLVVKRLNVMVNAGGEYTPVLNNNIIFRAGLGVGTGEYLLASTGIGYKFGNMVVDYSFSYPLLTTGTNWGTHSVCVKMLAVPPKERAEKQFDRGEEKQVKQYNRKQIDAFIKQGKYVVAEGDTLPVIAEKVYGNRGLWRELYNANKERVKPSFELIPGQVLILPNSGEGGEKK, from the coding sequence ATGAAAAAAGTATGGGGTGTCTTAACGGTTGTTACGTTATTAACAATAACTTCCTGTTATGCAGACTTTGAGAACGCGTATCTCGGTGCACGGAGTACCGGGTTTGGGCAGGCGGGGGTATCTTTGGCGCTTGACCCTGAGACTGTACTCTACAACCCCGCAGGATTATTTAATCTGCGCGGGTACGGTGTGTCTATGGGCACACAAAGATTATTAACCGGCCTTACCGACGGGAGTGAGCTTATCCAGGATGTTCTTATAGGTTACCTTTCCCTAGGTAATGGAGGAACTTTGGCTGTTGCATTGCATAACTATAAACTCGGACAGTTTTATGCTGAGGATACTCAAACCGTGGGGTATGCTTATGGTTTTCGTCCATGGTTCTGGCGGTATCCCGTGATGATAGGGATGAATGTTAAATTATTAACCAAACGTTACTTCACTGACCAGTACATAATATACGAACCGTTATTCAAAACGTATGGCCTTACAAAACAGGGTATGGAATGCGACTTCGGGATGGTGACAAACTATGGTGAGCATGTGGCGGTAGGGTTTGCTGTGCAAAACTTTGTGCGTACAAGTTTGAATTTTACCGGGGAAAGTACTACACCGTTAATATTTCGTATTGGGACGTCGTATCACGGGGATATAATCACCGCAGCGGTGGATCTCGTGGTGAAACGGTTAAACGTTATGGTCAACGCCGGAGGTGAGTACACGCCGGTATTGAATAATAATATTATCTTCCGTGCGGGTCTTGGGGTGGGGACCGGGGAATATTTACTTGCCTCCACAGGGATTGGGTATAAGTTCGGGAATATGGTGGTGGATTACAGTTTTTCGTATCCGCTGCTTACCACGGGGACAAACTGGGGGACTCATAGCGTATGCGTAAAAATGCTGGCAGTACCTCCAAAAGAACGGGCTGAGAAACAGTTTGACCGTGGTGAGGAAAAACAGGTTAAACAGTATAACCGTAAACAAATAGATGCGTTTATTAAACAAGGGAAGTATGTCGTCGCGGAAGGTGATACGTTGCCGGTTATTGCGGAGAAAGTTTATGGTAACCGCGGTCTCTGGCGTGAACTGTATAATGCGAATAAGGAGCGTGTAAAACCATCATTCGAACTTATCCCGGGACAGGTGTTGATATTACCTAACAGCGGGGAAGGTGGGGAAAAGAAGTGA